Proteins from a genomic interval of Panthera tigris isolate Pti1 chromosome A2, P.tigris_Pti1_mat1.1, whole genome shotgun sequence:
- the LOC102948646 gene encoding olfactory receptor 10H1, with protein MPAVIDRGTLLSRPRDGEDLLHQVAELCLSHFAPGTVSMQKGNFSAGTEFILVGFSTFPHLQMMFFLLFLLMYLFTLLGNLLIMATVWSERSLHTPMYLFLCALSTSEILYTLAITPRLLADLLSTCRTITWTACASQMFFSFTFGFTHSFLLTVMGYDRYVAICHPLRYNVLMSPRGCACLVAWSWVGGSVMGLVVTTAVFHLTFCGPNEIHHFACHVPPLLKLACGTDVPVVAKGVGLVCIMALLGCCLLILLSYAFIVAAILRIPSAEGRHKAFSTCASHLTVVIVHYGFASVIYLKPKGPQSLEGDTLMGITYTVLTPFLSPIIFSLRNKELKTAMTKTFLSKLNPEKI; from the coding sequence ATGCCAGCTGTCATTGATCGGGGTACCCTCTTGAGCAGACCCCGGGATGGGGAAGACCTTCTCCACCAAGtagctgagctctgtctctcacacttCGCCCCAGGCACAGTCTCCATGCAGAAAGGCAATTTCTCAGCAGGGACTGAATTCATCCTCGTGGGCTTCTCCACCTTCCCCCACCTTCAGATGATGTTCTTCCTGTTGTTCCTGCTCATGTACCTGTTCACGCTGCTGGGGAACCTGCTCATCATGGCCACAGTCTGGAGCGAGCGCAGCCTGCACACGCCCATGTACCTCTTCCTGTGCGCCCTGTCCACCTCCGAGATCCTCTACACCTTGGCCATCACCCCGCGCCTGCTGGCCGACCTGCTCTCCACCTGCCGCACCATCACCTGGACGGCCTGTGCCAGCCagatgtttttctccttcacatTCGGCTTCACCCACTCCTTCCTGCTCACCGTCATGGGCTACGACCGCTACGTGGCCATCTGCCACCCCCTGCGCTACAATGTGCTCATGAGCCCCCGCGGCTGCGCCTGCCTGGTGGCCTGGTCCTGGGTAGGTGGCTCGGTCATGGGGCTGGTGGTGACCACGGCCGTTTTCCACCTCACCTTCTGTGGACCCAATGAGATCCACCATTTTGCTTGTCATGTGCCCCCTCTCTTGAAGCTGGCCTGTGGAACTGATGTACCAGTAGTGGCCAAGGGCGTGGGGCTGGTGTGCATCATGGCCCTGCTGGGCTGCTGTCTCCTCATCCTCCTCTCCTACGCCTTCATCGTGGCCGCCATCTTGAGGATCCCCTCAGCTGAGGGCCGGCACaaggccttctccacctgtgcGTCCCACCTCACTGTGGTCATTGTGCACTATGGCTTTGCCTCTGTCATCTATCTGAAGCCCAAGGGTCCCCAGTCTCTGGAAGGAGACACCCTGATGGGCATCACCTACACGGTCCTCACCCCCTTCCTCAGCCCCATCATCTTCAGTCTCAGGAACAAGGAGCTAAAGACAGCCATGACCAAGACCTTCCTCAGCAAACTCAATCCAGAAAAAATATGA